The genomic DNA CATCGCAAACCTGAAGCGGATATTGCTGCATACATAGGATTCCGGTTTTCCGCATGCGGTGCGCCAAACCGTTTTCGTATACCCGTTCCAAATGCCCATGCCCAAGAAATACGTGCAAGTCATATGCGATCTGACGTATGCGGCCACATAATTCCAAAACGGAGCTCTCATTTCTCTCAGTCATCATTTCCCCCTTTGGTTGATGAATTCTTTTTTCGACTGCCTTTCGGTTTTTTCCGCGATGAATGGCCAGGCCGAATTATTCCGATAATAAAGTCCTTTTTTCACCACTTTCAGAAAAATAATCCATCGGGCTTGGATGAGAAAAACCGGACACTTGCCACCTGTTCGATAGGACATTATACTGATAAATAGCCTGAAAATCAGGCTTATCCGGTGGCATATTGCATGCACGGAATTACGGAACGGCGGATTTTGGCAGAGTAAATGTTCCTTTCCTTCTTACACCCGCAACGAGGCGGATTGGACGGATGGCCATCGTAAAGGAAGAAACCATATCGATGAGCGGATCCGCGGTGGAGGAGATCCTCGAACTGGTCCGCTCCGAACCGGCGCTGGGTTGGTTCCTCGCCCAAGCGCTGTGGATCGCCCAACCGGCGCTGGAGGCTTTCTGGCCGCAGGAGCGAATCGCCGCGCTGGCTGAGCGGTTGGAGCGCGGAGGGGAATCCGAGGCCGCGGAACCCGCCGCCGTCAGCCGCGGGGAAGGCCGGTAACGCATGGATGCTTATGCGTTGATCGCATTTTTCGTGGCATTGATCTTCGCCGGATTGATCCTGGTCTTCAACCTCCTGGCGCGCGGGCGCTGGCCGCATTTCCGGCCGTTGCCCGGATACGAGGAGATCCCAGCCGACGTCGGTGCTTCGGTCGAAGCCGGCACAAGGGTTCACATGGCGCTGGGTGAGGGGCAGATTATCGGGGTTGGGGCCGAGGCGGAATTGGCGGGCCTTTCCGCGCTGGCGAAAATCGCCCAGGCGGCGAGCGTCAGCGACCGCCCGCCGGTGGCCACCACCAGCGACGGGGTCACCGCGCTCCTCTCGCAGGACGTGATGTATTCCACTTACCGGCAGATGCGGGTGGAGGAGCGGTTCGACCACGACCTCGGACGGCTGACCGGCATGGGGCCGGCGGGATACACCGCCGGAGCGATGATCACGCCGCGGGAAGAACGGGTTTCGGCAACGATCCTGCTGGGGGCGATGGGCGCTGAGGCGGCGCTGATCGCCGACACCGGGGCGCAGCGGGGCAGCGTGATCGCCGCCGTCACCGATCCGGTGGGGCAAGCGGCGGTGTTCGCTACCACCGACAATCCTCTATTGGGGGAGGAGCTGTTCGCCGCGGGGGCTTATCTCAGAGTGAGTCCGATGCACGCTGCCAGCCTGAAGGCGCAGGATGTCCTGCGTTGGTTCGCCGTGGGGGCCATCCTGATCGGCGCGCTGGGCTCCACATTCCTGGGATTCTTCCTATGAGGGTGCGCAACACCGTCGCCATCGTCGTCGCCCTGACCGCCGGCTTCGCCACCGCAATCGGATATTTCATCCCGTTTGCGCCGCTCAAGAGCCTGGCCGGCGGCCTGCTCTACATCGCGGTGTTTTTCGGGGTCCTTGCGATGCTGGTGGGCGTGATCAACCTCTCGCGGATTCACCTGCGCAAAGCGCTGATCGGCAGATCCGGCAGCGGATACAGCATGGTGCTGCTGATCTCCTTATGGATCACCTTGGCGGTGGTGGTCCTTTCTCTGCAATGGCACAACACCGCATTGACGACCTGGATCGTCCGCAACGTCCAACTCCCGTTGGAGGCCAGCCTAGCGGCGCTGGTGGTGTTCGCCCTGCTGGTCGGCGGGGTCAGGCTCCTCCACCGCCGGCGCGACGTCATGGCCTTTCTCTTTCTAGGCGCGGCGCTGATTGTCCTGCTGGCCGCCGTGCCGCTTCCCGCCCTGCTGGAAGGATGGCTACAAGGGCCGGATTCCTTCCGTCAGGCTTTGGCCTCGATCTTCCTGTCCATCGCCAGCGGAGGAGGCCGGGGAATACTGCTCGGCATGGCGCTGGGCGCGGCCGCCACGGGGCTGCGGATCCTGATCGGAGTTGACCGTCCCTATGAGCGTTGAGCTGACGATCCGGCGCAGGAAGCGGCTTTCCGGGAGCGGCGGCTGATGGCTGATACGCGCTGTTCGATGTGCGGGAAATTAAACCCGGCCGCGGCGGACTCCTGCCAATACTGCGGCGCCCGGCTTAAGCCGATGCAGGCCGGGGGGTCGAAAGGCCAGGGCGCCGCACCGCCCGCCGGCGGCGAAGGCGGCGTGGATTGGATGTCGGATTTGCGCGGCGACATGATGCGCAACCGGCCGAAGACCTCGATGCTTCCGCCGGAACCTCCCCGGCCGACGCCCTCGGACGATTGGCTTCAAAAAATCGATTCGCGCGGGGAGCCAAGCCCGCCCGCGGCGCCTCCGGGCAAACCCAGTCCACCAATCCGTTCTTCCCGGCTGGCCTCCAAACCGGCCGCCGGAGGGGAGCCCGTGCGTCGGGAGGCGCCGGCCGCCCCTCCGCCGCAGGAGGGTGCGCCCGAGACTCCCACCTGGCTTTCCAAGGTGCGGGCCCAGGTTTCGGCTAAAAGAGAGCCGGAGCCGCCTGAGACGCCCAAGGGCGACGAAGATCCGGCGTGGCTAAAACGCTTGCGGGTCCGCCACACTCAGGACGAATTGACACCCGCCACGCCGCCCGGACCGCCAGAGGAGGCGGCGGCTCCCGGCGAGCTCCCGGATTGGCTTTCAAAAATCCGCGATCAGAGTGCGGACGGATCCGGCATTGAGGAAGGGGCTTTCCCGAAAGCGCCCGCGGCGGATTCACTTGGCGAATCGCGCCAAGGCGAATCCTCCCTGTGGGGAACGCCGGCTCCCGCGCAAAAACCGCAAAGCGCCCCGCCTACGGCCGGGCCGGAAGTGCCGGATTGGATGCAGTACCCATCCCCAGCCTCGGGTCTGGCGGGCGGTGAGCCGCCGCTCGGATCGCCGGATTGGATTGGCGATATTTCTTCGGCGCTGGAGCAGACTCCCCCCACACCGGCCGCCGCGCCCGCGCGGGCGGATGGCGGAGAGGGCAGGCCCTCGACCGGCCGTTTGCTGAGCGGCGCGGACCGGGGCCGCGGGCCGGGAGCGATGCCGCCATCCGCCCCGTCACCGACCCATCCCTTCACCGACCCGGATTCACTCCCGCCCGGAGCCCCGTCGGCCTTCGAGCCGGATTGGCCGTTCCCCACCCCGCCGACCGATTTTCCTTTCCCCAACCCCGCCGCGGACCAGACGGTTTCCTCGGGGTCATCGGCGTTTCACGGCGGCATGGATCCGATCGTCTCCCCCGGCGGCGAAGAGGAGATTCCGGATTGGCTGGCGGACGCGAAAAGCGCGCCTGCCGTTTTGGAGCCCGAACCCGCGGAAGAGCCGGCGGCCGCGACGCCTGACCTCAACGAACTCCTGCGCCCGGATTCGATGCCGGAGTGGCTGAGCAAACCGGCCGCCGCCGGAACGGCGGACGCCGCCGCCGAAGGCCCCGCCGCTCGTCCCGCCTTGCCGGAAAACCTCGAGCAGGCGGAACTGCCCCGCTGGCTCGAGGCCATGCGGCCGATCCAGTCGGTCGCCGTGCCCACCGAGGACGACGAGCGCGTGGAGAGCGTCGGCCCGCTCGCCGGATTGCGCGGTGTGCTTTCCGCCGAGCCGGTGGTGGCGATGCCGCGCCGCCCGGGAATCATGGCCGGCAATATCGACGCCCTGCCGGCCCAGATGGCGATGACCGAAACCCTGCGCCGCCTGCTGATCGAACCGGAAGTGCGCGCCGCCCGCAAACCCGTCCGCGCCATGCTGCTCACCCCGATCCTCCGCAAGGTGATGTCCGCCGTCCTGATCCTCGCGATCTTCCTGCCGGTTTTCACCGGACCGATATTCTCCAACGCCGTATACCAGCCGCAGGCGAACATCCAAGCCGGCGACCTGGTTTCGGCTTTGCCGGCCGACCGCATGGTGTTGGCGGCTTTTGAATACGACGCTTCCCGAGCCCCGGAGATCGAAACCGGAGCCACGGTCATGCTCGAGCATTTGGCCCAGCGGGGGATCCGGATTGTCTTCATTTCCTCGCAGCCCAACGGGACAATGTTGGGGGAAGGCTTGCTTGCGATGAACCGCGGGATGGGGATCGCCATGCCGGATCTGGCGGCCGATTTCGGATACATCCCCGGGGGAGCCGGCGGGTTGCGCCGGTTGGGGGGAAATTTGCGCGAGGTCATCACCGATACGACTCTGGATTGGGATAACGGGCCGCTTTCCGCCGTTCGGGCCGTCTCCGATTTTTCAATGATTCTGATCTTCGCGGCGGATCCGCAATCGGTCCGCGATTGGATCGAGCAGGTGCACACCGCCGCTCCGAACACGCCGATCGTGGCCATGGTCAGCGCGGCGGCCGACGCGCTGGTTTTTCCGTACACGCAGGGATCGCAGCCGTCGCTGCGCGGCCTGGTGGCCGGATACACCGGGGCGCAGGCCTACCGCGCGCATTTTCTGCCCGCCACCATGCCGGTGGAGGGGGTCATCGCCATGCGCTGGCAGGCGTACGCGAGCGGAACGCTGGCCTTGCTGCTTACGCTGACGGCCGGCATCATCGGCTCGCTGGTCCTGCGCTTCACGGCTCAGCAGAGGAAGGGAGCCGGCTGATGGACATCCAGATCGTCGGCGGGATGGCGATCGGCCTGTTCTTCACCGTGGCGATCCTTTCCTACCTTTTGCTGGACGACAACCTGCTGTTCCGGCTCGGCGCCTATTGCCTGGTGGGGGTTTCGACCGGGTACCTGATGGCCGTCATGCTCAGTTCGGTGTTGATCGACCAATACCTTTATCCGTTGCTGCAAAGCGGGAACATCCCCTTTCTGTTGCTACTCTTGCTGCTGGGATTGCTGTTCATGGCGCGCCTGGATCCGCGCGGATCCGGGATGGCGTTCATCCCGATGGCGTTTTTGGTGGGAGTCGGCGCCGCGGTCGTGGTCGGCGGTTCCCTGACCGGAACCTTCCTGCCGCAGGCCGCGGCCGCCGCCGAGCCCAGCCTGTTGCCCGGGGACGCCGAAGGCAATTTAGACCTTTGGGCGATGTTGGAGAATTGGTGCGTCCTGCTCGGCACCCTGACCACCCTGGCCTACTTCCATTTCGGCGCCAAGCCGCGGGGCGGGGCCGCTCCGGCCCTGCCGCCCGGGGTCGCCCAACTCGCCCAGGTGGGCAAGTTGTTCCTCTCGCTGACGCTCGGCGCGCTGTATGCGGGCGCTTTGCTTTCCAGCCTCTCGATCCTGGTGGAGCGGATCTATTCGATCATCCAGACGATCGTGCTCTTCCTCACCATCGGAGGATCGTGATGGGCGACCAGGCTGTTCCCCGGAGCCAACTGGATGCGGATTCGCTCCTCCTCCTGAACGTCGGCACCGCCCATACCCGGGCTTCGTTGATCGACATCGTCGAGCGCCAATACCGGATGGTGGCCACCGCGGAATATTCCACCACCGCGGACGCGCCATATTCCGACGTCGGCGAGGGGGTCCGCTTCGCCCTGGATCAGCTCTCGGCGATGGTCGGCTGCGATTTCTTCGACGAATCCGGCCAGCTGATCGTTCCGTCGCGCGGCAGCGGGACCGGCGTGGACGCGGTGGTGCTCACCCTTTCCCTGCAGGCGGACGTGCGCGTGGCGCTGATCGGCCTGCTTCCGGATATTTCCCTGCGCAGCCTGCGCAAACTCACCGATTCGGCCCCCGTCCGCGCGGTGGCGGAAATCAGCCTGGGGGACCGGCGAACCGACGAAGGGCGGATGGATGCGCTTTGCCAGGCCAAACCGGATTTGATCCTGGTGTCGGGCGGATCGGAGGGCGGGGCTTCGGATGCGGTCCTGCGGCTGATGGAAGTTGTGGGATTGAGCATCTACATGATGCCGGCTGAATCCAAACCCCAGGTGCTGTTCATGGGAAACAGCGCCGTGGCGGGGAAGGTTCAGGACCTGTTGAAGGCCGCCCAATGCAGCGTGAGCGCCGCCCGCAACATCCGCCCGTCGCTGGAAAACGAGGATCTCGATCCGGGGCGGGTGGCATTGAATGAAATGACGGCCCAGATCCTCCGCGCCCGGTTGGGGGGGATCGAGGGCTTGCTTGCCTGGACGGGGGGAGTTTTGACGCCGTCCCCGCTCGGACTGGGGACGGTCGTCCAACTGCAGGGCCGCAGTGCGCCGCCGAAGAAAGGCGCGCTGGGGATATCCATCGGATCGGGCTCCACGACCCTGGCGGCGGGCTTCGGCGAAACGCTGGAGCTTTCCGTGCGACCGGACCTGAACCTCGGCCGCAACGCGCCCCGCCTGCTGGAGTTCACCTCCTGGCGCGACATCGTCCGCTGGCTGCCGATGCCGCTTTCCGAGGGCGGGCTGCGCGACTACCTTCACAACAAGGCGCTTTACCCGCGAACCGTCCCGGCGACGGCGGAGGATCTGCGGATCGAATTGGCAATGGTCCGCGAAGGGATACGCGCCGCCCTGCGCGCCGCTTTTCCCACCTGGCGGGTCCCGTTCACGTGGCCATGGGCCGGTCTGATGCCGCCGACCGCATCCGTCCTCGGATCCGGATCGGCGTTCAGCAACGTGCCGAAGCCCGGCTATGCGGCGTTAACCCTGCTCGACGCCG from Anaerolineales bacterium includes the following:
- a CDS encoding glutamate mutase L; translation: MGDQAVPRSQLDADSLLLLNVGTAHTRASLIDIVERQYRMVATAEYSTTADAPYSDVGEGVRFALDQLSAMVGCDFFDESGQLIVPSRGSGTGVDAVVLTLSLQADVRVALIGLLPDISLRSLRKLTDSAPVRAVAEISLGDRRTDEGRMDALCQAKPDLILVSGGSEGGASDAVLRLMEVVGLSIYMMPAESKPQVLFMGNSAVAGKVQDLLKAAQCSVSAARNIRPSLENEDLDPGRVALNEMTAQILRARLGGIEGLLAWTGGVLTPSPLGLGTVVQLQGRSAPPKKGALGISIGSGSTTLAAGFGETLELSVRPDLNLGRNAPRLLEFTSWRDIVRWLPMPLSEGGLRDYLHNKALYPRTVPATAEDLRIELAMVREGIRAALRAAFPTWRVPFTWPWAGLMPPTASVLGSGSAFSNVPKPGYAALTLLDAVQPTGITRLILDAQNMICALGAAGRVNPLAVVQVLDSPAFPLLGTAVCPVGKSHFGDPVLRYRLQYADGRTVRGDVRFGTIDLVPLPLGQKAQITIQLHRHFDLGLGGYGQGGTFAVEGGLAGLIIDGRGRPLAFESDAAKNRKLQDDWLTQITV